CTTCATTCAACAATTCCTCGTATAGTTTTTCTCCGGGCCTGAGCCCCGTTACAAGAATTGGGATATCTATATCCGGTTCCATTCCTGCCAGCTTGATCATGTTGCGCGCAAGATCTATGATTTTCACTGGTTCTCCCATATCGAAAACAAATATCTCGCCACCTTCACCAACTGATCCAGCTTCGAGGACAAGCTCGACAGCCTCCGGAATCGTCATGAAATACCGCGTTATATCCGGATGAGTAACTGTAACCGCTTTGCCCTGCTGAATTTGATTTCTGAACCGCGGAATGACCGAGCCACTTGATCCCAGGACGTTTCCAAACCGCGTAGTAACAAACCGCGTTTTGTTGTCATTCAGCGTTTTCTTCTTGTAGAATTTTTGCTCCGGGTTTACCAGTTCAAGTACTTTCTCTTCGTAATTATTCAAGGATTGGATGTAAACCTCGGCGATCCTTTTGGTTGCTCCCATTACGTTTGTAGGATTCACCGCCTTGTCTGTAGAAACCATCACAAACTTTTTCGCATCAAAAAGGACGGCAAGGTCTGCAATATTCTTAGTCCCCATCACATTGGTCATAACAGCTTCCATCGGGTTCATCTCCATCATTGGAACGTGCTTATATGCGGCTGCGTGAAAAATAATTTCAGGCCGGTAATGGTTGAACATATAATACATACGGTTAAAGTTGTTGATATCGGCGATAAAGACCCTGATCTGCTCCTTTGTGAAATTTTCTTCAACCTCCAGTTGTATTTCATGTAAAGGAGATTCGGCCTGATCACATAGTATTACCATTTCGGGATCATAGTTCAAAACCTGTCTTGCAATTTCAGATCCTATTTCAGGCGGCAACCACCGCACCAGGCGTTTCATTGAGAGCAAATTGGTTAAATTGATACTCAAATATATAATAAACGAATTACATTGAAATTATTTATTAGTAATATTTTCAGACAATTAAAGGAGCTTATAAAGATGAAATGAATGGATTGGCGGCTTAGCAATCGTTAGTAAACTTTTCTATTGTATCAATCAACTCCGATATATCAAACGGTTTCGAAATAATATCATCCGCACAAACATTCAGAAAGCTCTCAATATTCATATGCGTAGATAAAACGATCACCGAAATGTTTTCGAAGCTCTTAAGGGCCCGGCATAATTCAGTTCCTTCCAGTGTTGGCTTTACGATATCGAGCAACACTACTTCCGGCTGTTCTTTTTCAATTCGTTCCAGTACTCCCCTTTCTGTCTGTGAAGTACTTACTTCGTAGCCTTCTGAACTAAGAATGTGAGATATAATCTGAAGAATGTCTTTATCTTTTTCAACAATTAACACCTTTTTCTTCATATCCAAATATAGAACATTTAATAAACGAAAGCCTTCTGTTAAAAAAAATAAAAACAATTACCCGCTTTAGATGTATTAGACTAACTTTTAATACGAAAATTAAAAAGGAGCGGCTTCAAAACTATTTCCGTTAATAGCTGTAAATAAATAGGGTATCCTACCTTACAGGACGCGGGGCTAACAAGATTGTCTATAATTTCATAACTTTATAGCGGTACAATTTATCAACTTGGTTGATTGTTGCTATAACAAATACTACTGGAATAAATTACTTTATACATGATACTGACTAACATTGAGTTTTCTGAATTTATAAAAGACTTCGAAACCACCCTTAAACAACTGTTCCGCGAGAAAGGAGACATTAACCAGCTTAGCTTAGAAAGAGGCTTGCCCCCTTCAATAATGACTGAGATCATGTCTAAAACCCCGCTCGCCGTTGCTATCCCTGAACAGTATGGAGGGCGTGGCAGTATTGTGAAAGAATGCCTTGGCCTGTTAGCTGCAGCGTCTTACGAATCACTATCTCTTTCCCTGATATTTGGAATCAACATCGCCCTGTTCTTAGAGCCTGTGTCGAAATATGCGAATGAGGGAGTTAAGAAGGATATCTTCGATCGCTTTCTGAAAAATCAGAATATGGGCGGACTTATGATCACCGAGCCCGACTATGGGAGCGATGCCCTGAATATGAAAACCATTAACCGCGAAGTGGAAAATGGCTATCAGATAAAAGGAACAAAACACTGGCAGGGACTTACAGGTGCGGCCGATTACTGGCTTATAACTTCAAGAAAAGAAAACAGCAATGGAGAGTTAGGTCGCGACATCGACTTCTTTATCTGCGATGTATCACAGCCTAAACAGCAGGTTGTTGTTGAAGAATACTTTGATAACCTGGGCCTCTACATGATTCCGTACGGAAGAAATATATTAGACCTGGAAGTTCCCCGTGAGTATAAATTAGAGCCTGAAACTACCGGCATAAAAATGATGCTTGATGTTTTACACAGAAGCAGAATGCAGTTTCCCGGAATGGGAATGGGGTTCATAAAGCGAATGCTCGACGAAGCCATAAACCACTGCAGCAATCGAATTGTAGGAACAGGCAACTTACTATCAATGGATCAGGTACAATTTCAGATATCGCGTATCCAGTCGGCCTTTACCATATGTTCTGCTATGTGTGCCAGGAGCAGTGAGATAAGCGGCATTGAACATAACTTAGCTGCCGAGGGCCTCGAAGCCAACAGCATGAAGGCCGTAGTGACCGACTTAATGCAGGAGTCTTCACAAATGTTACTTCAGCTTTCCGGTGCCAACGGGTATAAAATAACCCATATAGGTGGACGGGGAGTAATGGACAGCAGGCCGTTTCAGATATTTGAAGGCTCAAACGAAATGCTTTATGCTCAAATCGCCGAGATGGTGACCCGACAGATGAAAAAGCAAAAACTATCGAACTTATTCGATTTTCTGAAAGACTTCAAACGTACTTCTGATGCATGCCTGTATTTTGAAAACGATTTGAACTTCAATATCGACAACAATATTCCGCAGCGTAAACTGGTTGATCTGGGTAAAATTATCTCCAGGATAATTTGTGCCGGATATGTAATTGACCTGGCAAATAAAGGATTCAGAGCAGATCTTGCAGATAACTGTATCACTTCAGTCAGACAGGAGGTATCGGCATTGGTATGCTCATTTAAGTTCAGCAATACCGTAAATATAATTGAAGACTATACCGGTAACAGTTCCTGGATGGAGTTTGTCTGATCCATGATAGATATTTTAAAGAGGAATAATGTCCGCCAGTTAGGCCAGGGCGATCAAACGATGGTCTTAGCCCATGGCTTTGGCTGCGATCAGAACGTTTGGCGGCATCTTATACATGCCTTTCAGCATAAATACAGGTTAGTTTTATTCGACTATGTCGGTGCCGGTCAATCCGACCTAAGTTCATATGAATCAGTTAGGTACAGTTCGCTGGACGGATATGCTCTCGATATTCTCGAGATATTTGAAACGCTCGGTCTGAAAGATGTTATTTTTATCGGCCATTCAGTTAGCAGCATGATTGGGGCACGTGCGGCGATATCAAATCCTGCGTACTTCAGTAAACTGGTATTCGTTGCTCCATCCCCTTGTTATATTAATGACGACCAGTATACCGGCGGTATGGAAAGGCATGACATAGAGGGACTTTTTACCATGATGGACAACAATTATCTCGGCTGGTCAAGTGCCATGGCGCCTTTGATCATGGGAAATACCGACAAGCCTGAATTATCCGATGAGCTCGCCTCTAATTTCTGTGCTACAGATCCTGATATTGCCAGGGAGTTTGCCCGTGTCACTTTCCTCTCAGATAACAGGGAAGACCTCCGGAAACTAAAAGTTCCCAGTCTTACACTTCAATGTTCCAATGATATCCTTGCTCCTGTAGAAGTAGGATACTATATTCAGAAGAATACCTTTCAAAGTACTCTGGTTATCCTGGAGGCAACCGGACATTGCCCGCACTTAAGCGCTCCGGATGAGACCATTACTGCAATCAGTACTTATATCAGCAGACATTAGCCCGGCACAGATGAATAAAAATAGTTCGGAAGAATCAGTAGACTTTACAAGCCTTTATCATAGAGCTCCTTGCGGACTTCTGACCTATGCTATCAACGGGTCTGTTATCCAGGCTAATAAAACGCTCCTCGAATGGTTAAACATAACCCATGAGGAGATAGTCAATAAAACATTTACAGATCTTCTCGATAGGGGCGGTCAACTATATTATCAGCTTTTTGTATATCCCATGCTCGTGTTGCAAAAAGAGGTTAAAGAAATTCATCTGGATATACGATCGGCCTCCGCCGCATTTCCCTGCTTCTTTAGTGCTTCGGCAGATAGCGACAATGACGGGCAGACGACCCTTATCCATGCAATTGTCTTTAAGGTTGCGCACCGGAAGAAATACGAAGATGAACTTCTCAGGAAAAAGACGGCAGCTGAGAAAGAAAACCAGCAAAAAGCTCAAACTTTACAAGAAGTAGCCTTCTATCAGTCGCATTTAGTGCGGGCACCTCTCGCAAACATCCTGGGGCTGGCCGATCTGCTTACAATGTATAATTCAGAAGACGACATCCAGGATATCATTGTCCTCTTAAAGGAAAGCGCTGCTCAGCTTGATACAGTCATAAAAAAAATAGTTGGCAAAGCGAACTCATAGCCCCCGGGTATTTGTGTCCTTGCAGCTCGTTTCTGCCTGGGTATTAATACCTGATTTTAAAACATATGGGAAATATGATCTGAATCATTTTTTAAAGAGGCTTAATTTCTTAAATTTATTACTGTTTAGCTGAGTAAAATATTTGATTTCTAACCAATTAAATTTAGTCGGTATGTCATTCTATTATGTAAACGACACTCCTCAGTATAACGGCGATCATGAAGTTCATGAACAAGGGTGTTGCTTTATGCCGGTCAATAAAACGTTTTTAGGATATTTTTCAAATTACGAAGAAGCGGTCAGGGAAGCGGTTAAAGTGCATCCCCGGGCTGTGGCATGTGTTTATTGTCTTGGAAAATATCAGCATGATAAATATCACAATGAGCTGCATGCCGTTTCAGGGTTTCGCGGAGCTGGTAGAGTGAAGCATCACTGATTGATGGCTAAATAAAAACTGCTCAAAAGTTATTCTATCCTAAAAAACGTATAAAAAGGTGATATCTTGTTCTGGATTTGCACTTAGTAGTAAAAGAAGCAGATGGCTGAAATACAAAAACCAGAACATTCCCCTTCAACAAGGGAAGAAGCCCTGATCGCTCTGTATAAAAGTACATTTCCGTTGGTGGCCCGTTTTGTAAGCAAACGGGGCGGATCATTGGAGCAGGCAAAAGATATCTTTCAGGACGCTTTAGTGGCATGGTACGAAAAATCCACAGAATCCGGCGGTGTGCCAGTGTATTCTGAAAGGGGCTATATATTTGGAATTGCAAAACGATTATGGTACAGGAGGTTTGCTGAGGAATCCCTTTCTCTGCCCTTGGAAGTTGATGTGGAAGACATAACCGATCAACACCCCTCATCGTCAAGGTTGCTGAATGTATTGGAGAATGCAGGCAGAAAATGCCTGGACCTTTTGAAGTCCTTTTATTACGACAAATTGTCGATGGCTGAATTAAAAGTTCAATTTGGTTTCAGCAGCAGCCATTCAGCTACAGTGCAGAAATATAAGTGTCTTGAAAAAGTAAGAGAGACCGTAAAAGAAAAATCGTTGAGCTATGAGGACTTCCTTGAATGAAATTGAGTATATAGAACGACACCTTGAAGGAACGCTGAATGGCGAAGAGGAACTGCTGTTCCAGGTCAACGCTATTCTCAACAAAGAACTCGCGGCCAACGTGCAATGGCAACAGAAAACCCTTCAGCTCGTCCACGCTTATGGACGGGAGCAGTTGAAGCAAGAGATCCACGCAGTGCACCAGAAGCTGTTCACACAGCGCGAACATCTCAGTTTCCGTCAAAAAATACTGGCTTTTTTCGCGCACAGTTAATTCAATAAATCTTAAGAGTGATAAACGGGTTCGGCTGCTTTTCAGCGGCAGGGAAAAGCTATGCCCGATCCAAAAACGAAAAATAAAATGAAAACAGAAAAAGAAGAATTCAGAAACTATGCAGTAAAACATCAGGGCATCAATGGGCTTACGGTCGACAGTTTCATGTCCGGGATTGAAAAGTCAGTTCTTCCTGTGGCTATGACCCCATATATTATTGAAGAGCGACAGCTGAATGTCGCACAGATGGATGTCTTTTCACGCCTGATGATGGACCGCATCATCTTTCTTGGTGACGCTATCGACGACCGTATCGCTAATGTGATCCAGGCGCAGCTTCTGTTCCTTCAATCAGCTGATGCAAAAAGGGATATCCAGATCTACATAAATTGTCCCGGGGGAGTCGTTTACGCAGGTCTTGGCATTTATGATACCATGCAATATATCAGTCCCGATGTGGCAACGATATGCACCGGCACAGCCCTTTCCATGGCTTCCGTATTGCTCTGTGCGGGTGCTCCGGGAAAACGTGCAGCTCTTGCTCATTCGAGGGTGATGATCCATCAGCCATTAGGCGGCGTGCAGGGACAGGCCTCCGATATCGAAATTACCGCCCGCGAGGTCTTGAAACTGAAGAGGGAACTGTATCAAATAATAGCCGACCACAGCGGTCAGGACTATCAAAAGATACATGACGCCGCCGACCGCGACCATTGGATGATCGCAGCAGAAGCCAAAGAGTTTGGGATGATCGACGAAGTGCTCGGAGCCGATACAGAATCGGCCTGATCTTCATTCTGGCACCATACTTGCATCAATACGGTTAAAACTGAAATAATTATGGGCTTAATCAAAATTCTGGCTGTCGGCGCTGCAGTAGCATACGGCATAAATTACTTAACTAAGAAAAGACCTGACGGAAGGTCAATGATGGATGATATAAAAGACAAGGCGCCCGAATGGATGGAAAAAGCAAAGCCATATATGGAGAAGGCACAGCCTTATGCCGATCGGCTCAAAGATCAGTTCAACAAAGCAACCCAGTCAGGCGGACTTTAAGCATGACTCCAGGAAACGCTCCCGGACAGAGGGGGCGTTTTTCGTTTTTAACGCATGGGTAAACAGGAGAGAACATCTCTCTTTTAGCCAGGTAATTTTGATAATTCCGGCAGAAACTGCTTACTTTTGTAATACATGGAATTGTTTATTACCTCGCTGAATTCAGGGAGTAACGGAAACTGCTATTATATTGGGAACAGGAGGGAAGCAGTCCTTGTTGACGCAGGCATATCTTGTCGCGAAACCGAGAAACGCATGAAACGCCTCGGTCTTTCAATGGACAAAGTAAAGGCAATTTTTGTGTCCCATGAGCATTCAGATCACATCAAGGGAATTCCTGTTCTGGCGAAGAAATACCAGTTGCCTGTATATATTACAGAGCGGACGCTCTTTCGCGGAGGGTTAATGCTTCCTGCTCCGCAGGTGATGCCTTTCACGGCATACGAAACCATCAATGTAGGCGACCTTTGCATAACCGCATTCCCCAAGTTTCACGACGCTTCAGAACCACATAGCTTCGTTATTAGCTATAATGATATCCGTGTTGGGGTATTTACAGATATCGGAAGGCCTTGCGAACATGTCATTAAAAACTTCAGGGAATGTCATGCCGTTTTTCTGGAAGCAAATTATGACGACGAAATGCTTGATAAAGGCAATTATCCCTACTACCTTAAGCAACGCATCCGCGGTGGCCTGGGTCACCTTTCCAATAAGCAGGCGCTTGAGCTTTTTACATCCTGCCGCTCTTCTGAACTAAGCCACTTATTACTTTCGCACCTTTCGAAAAATAACAACTGTCCCGATCTGGTTCACAGCCTCTTTTCTCAACATGCCGGAAGCACAAGCGTGGTAGTCGCTTCGCGCTATGAAGAAACTCCCGTATATATTATAAGTCCAGGACGGTCAGCTACCACTCTGCCGGTAGCTTCAAGTGAAAGCCGTCAGCTACAATTCTTCTGACGTACAGGTACTTTTAATGTCAGTGCTGCTTTATCACAGAACTTTTCGGGCACTTGTCCGTATTAAATATTATGGGTATTTTAGATTTACCAAGGTAATGAAACCGAATCACGCTTTAATCTGATTATGATGGAGTTTGATGTGAACTTACGATCAGATCTCGAACATCTCGAGAAGAATGTGTTTGAGTTGAACGCCAAAAAAGACGTTTCAATCCGTACGATCCTGAACTTTTACACAAAAGGCATCGAACGCATTTTTCCGGATATGCAATGTTCTATCATGCAGGTTAAGCGAAATCGTCTGTTCAACTGGGCATCTTCTTCACTGCCCGAAGCCTTCTCTAAGGCAATAGAAGGGCTTGAAATAGGAAGCGAAGTTGGTTCATGCGGAACAGCCGCTTATCTTAAGGAGCAGGTCATAGTAACCGACATTAGAACAGACTACAGGTGGGCGGCTTTCAGCAATGTAGCCTTACAGTACGGCTTACAGGCCTGCTGGTCTTATCCGATTATAAACAGCAGGGGCGAAGTAATGGCAACATTTGCTATTTACTACCACGAACCTAAAGAGCCTAATGAAGAGGAGCTCCATATCATCACGCGGGCCGCATCGCTGTTGCAGGTTATCCTCGAAAACAGGCAGTATTCTGAGACACTGGAGGAAACCACCCTTTTAATGACCCAGGGTCAGGAACTCGCCCACTTCGGTAACTGGCTCTGGAATATCCCCGAAGATGAAGTTACCTGGTCTGATTCTTTGTATACCATCTACGGGCAAAACAAACACAGCTTTAAAGCAACATTTGAAGGATACCTTGAGGTACTGCATCCTAATGATTATGAAATGGTTAAAAGCATCATTCAGAATGTTCTGATAACCGGCGAAGATTGCGAGTTTGAGGAGCGAATAATCCGGCCCTCCGGAGAAGTGAGATATCTTAAGTCCTGGGGAAAGTTGAAGTACGACGAGAAAGGGCAACCTCTCAAGATGATCCGAGCTTGTCTTGACATTACAGAAAGCAAAAAAATACAGCAAAAATTATTAGCGAGCGAGTCAAATCTGCGGCATCTGGTAGAGCGCTATACGTACGTAAATAAAGCCACAAACGACGCTATATACGACTGGGATATTCAATCAGACCTGATTCAGTGGGGCGACTCATTTTTCAGGTTATTTGGATACAAGACGGACGACGAACACAGTTCCATCAAAAAGTGGTTTGAAAAAGTGCATCACGATGATGTAATCATGGTTGAAAAAAGCTTCAATGACGCTTTAGAGAATCCTGCTGTACACAACTGGAATGAAGAGTACAGAATGAAAAGATCCGATGGAAGTTACGTATTCATAGAAGAAAACGGATATATCTTAAGAAATAATGAAGGTAGAGCCATACGAATGATCGGCGTGTTAAGGGATGTGTCAGAACGTAAAGCCGATTTTCAGAAACATCTTGATTACATAAAAACAATTGAACAACATATTCTTAGGTTGCGCGATATAGCCTGGACACAGTCACATCTCGTCCGTGCACCGTTAGCGCGTATCATGGGGATTGTGCCTTTGCTTACCGATCATAAAACCGATGATGGAACAAAAGAAACACTCATGTCTTACCTTTCAATATCGGCCGCTGAACTGGACGGGATCATAAAGGAAATTATAAACAAGAGCCAGATAGAATAACAGGAGCCTGTTAAATGAGCGTCATCTCTTTGTTCCAGTTACGCAACACCCAGTCTTTTACCTGGTCCTGCGTCTTATCAGTTTGCGGTAAACTAAGCAGCATAGCTTCCACTTTCGACGCCGACCTGGCCTTCGCGAAATTGTTGTGGTCGATAATGGTATTAATTACAGACAATACCTCTTCTCCCTGGTGTCTGTTAAATACAGAAGATTTTGCCGTTTCCGCATCCAAAGGTAAAGCGTTGTTGTCGGTCCAGTTATAACGGTTTTTAAAATTAAGATCTTTCCTGTTAAATAGATTCCTTCCCCCCGTTGCTATTCTTTCAATTGCAAAAGGTTTTGATTCGGTGTCTGGGGCATTCTTCTTTATCAGGTCTAGATTTTTTATCATTCCTAAAAGTACTCTTTTTTATAGTCACGGATTTACACTTCGCCGGGAAATAGTTACAACATTCACACATTTATTATAAGCTTAAATGTGTGAATATTACAACTAATACTTGCAATGATATAACTATTCAGGGTTAAAAACGTGCATCTTTGATTTACTGCTACCACGCAATGATGTTCAGGTTTCCTGGATATTCCTTTTTAAGTAAAAAATATGACAATATTCCCGGCTGCGCTTACCCGGCAATTCTTTGCCGCCGGCGATCAAATGGTTTTCATGGCAGCGTTCTTCCGCAACATTTTCCGTAGGGATTTCGAATGGAACGAACTTATTCGCCAATGTTATATTATCGGATACAAATCTCTATTTCTGGTAGGGATCACAGGATTCATTCTGGGGTTTGTGCTCACCCTGCAGTCGGGCCCAACGATGAAGGCCTTCGGTGCCGAAAGCTTCGTTCCCGGCATGGTCGCAATTTCCGTAGTCCGCGAGATGGGGCCGGTCGTAATAGCGCTCATTTGTGCCGGAAAGATTGCTTCCGGAATTGGCGCCGAGCTGGGCAGCATGAAAGTAAGCGAACAGATCGATGCTATGGAGGTTTCAGGCGCTAACCCCGTGCAGTACCTCGTTGTCACCCGCATCCTTGCCAGTACACTGATGATCCCTCTACTCACCCTGATGGCCGATGCCCTGGCCCTGATCGGAGGGTTTATGGCTTCTAACATAAGTAAGGAAATGAGCTTAACGCTCTACTTCAGCAAGTCATTTTCGTCGCTCGATTTCATCGACCTGATTCCCGCATTTATAAAAACAGTCTTCTTTGGTTTTGCTATAGGATTTGTTGGCTGCTATAAAGGATATAATTCAGATAGGGGGACAGAAAGCGTCGGCCTGGCAGCCAATTCTGCAGTGGTTTCCGCGTCGCTATGGATCATCGTACTCGATGCTATAGCCGTTCAGCTTACTTCTGTATTATTCTATTAACAAATCAGTGATGAAAGAAATTGTGATTTCCATCCGTGATCTTAAGAAATCGTTTGGTACAAAAGAAGTGCTGTCGGGCATAAATATGGACCTTCATAAGGGAGAGAACCTTGTGGTGCTGGGCAAATCGGGACAGGGGAAATCTGTGGCTATAAAATGCATGGTTGGATTACTTTCCCAGGATTCTGGCAGCCTGAAAATCTTCGGGGACGAAGTGAATGAGCTTCCTGAAGAAGCATTGAAAGAGCTGCGTATCAAAACAGGTTTTCTGTTTCAAAGTGCAGCGCTTTATGACTCCATGACTGTAGAGGAGAACCTTGAATTTCCGCTCACGCGTGTACTCAAGTTAACCAACCGTAAAGAAATAAGAGAAAGGGTAGAGGAACTGCTCGAAGGCGTGGGCCTACGCGATACAATCCATAAAATGCCTTCCGATCTTTCGGGGGGAATGCGAAAACGAGTAGGACTGGCACGCACGCTCATTATGAAACCCGAAATTATGCTGTACGATGAACCCACTACCGGCCTTGACCCCATAACTTCGAGAGAGATCAGCGAGCTCATTTTAGAAATGCAGCGAAAATACCAAACCTCTTCCGTTATTATCACGCACGACATGGTGTGTGCAAAAATAACAGCCGATCGGCTTCTCGTGATGAACGATGGCGTATTTCAGGCAGAAGGAAATTATGAGCAACTTGAAAACGGGCCGGATGAACTGGTGCGTTCCTTCTTTAAATAAGATATTATGAAAGCAAGTATAAATCAGAAGATCAGAACGGGCATCTTCACGGTGGCAGGAATTCTGCTGCTCATAGCCGGCATTTTCTTCATAGGTGCAAAACAGAACATGTTTGATGATTCGTTTTTGATCTATGGAACGTTCAAGAGTGTCGGAGGCATCGAGGAGGGTAATAATATCCGCTTTGCCGGCATAAATTCCGGCACTGTAGAAAGAATAAAGATGCTCTCTGATACCATGATCAGGATAGATATGCGGATGAAAGAGAAAGTAAGACCTTTTCTTAAGGCGGATGCTATGGCGGTGATCGGATCTGACGGACTAATGGGTGATAAGATGATCATCATAGCGCCAGGGTCTGCAGGCGAGAGCAGATTGCTTTCCGATGGATCCCGCATTATCACGTCCGAACCGGTCGATTTCGACAAAGTGATCTCAAAACTGACGAAGGTCGCAGATAATGCCGAAATCATAACCGGCGAGCTTGCAGCAATGGCGCTGCAGATAAGAGGAGGCAAAGGCTCAATAGGCAGATTGCTCTATTCTGATAACCTGTCGAAAAGCATAGAGGGTACTCTGGATAACACCAGGAAGATGACCGGCTCACTGGCAGGCATTGCCTTACAAGTACAGTCAGGAAAAGGCTCAGTCGGCAGTCTTATGTATACCGATTCACTTTCAAAAGGACTTGAAAGCACCGTGGCAAAAGCAAATGTGGCGATGCATACCGCCGACGGCGCTATGCTTACCATTCAGGAGGCCGCTTATGGGTTCAGCGAAAACATGAAAGCCCTGCAGGGGAACTTTTTTCTTCGGGGCTATTTCAAAAAGAAAGCCGAAGAGGATAAAAAAAATGGCGTTGTCAGGACTGCAGCTGCGCCCGAAGGGATAGATGCGGACATGGACGAAAAAGAGCTTGCCGATATTATCGCCGAAGCCCAGAAGGCCCTGGATGCTAAACGTTTAAAAAAATAGGCTTCAATTATGCTTAGGCATATTCCCGGCCGAGCTCGATCCTTCAGGGGGATAGGGTATCGTATCTTTTAAATGGCTGATAGTGTCGACTGGAAACTTCGGGATATGCATGTCACCCGCCTCACGCCACTTTCGTACCTGTTCACTCTTTTCTTCCGCTTTTTCTTTAGATACCCCCGGGTCTTTGGCTAAATAAACCGTCTGTGAAGGGAATGCAAAGCCAGTACCGCTGGCTGCTATCACATCCATCAAGCGCAGGTACAGGTCCTCCTGCACTTCCAGGAACTGGTCAAAGTCAATGGCTGTAACATAAGCGAACACCTCCAGATTAAGTGAGTCGGCGCCGATCTCCACAAAACGGATACGGGCAGGGTCAGGGCTCACCTTAGGGTGGGCATACAGGATAGAACGTAACTCTACAAGCAGAAACCTGATCTGGTCAGGTGTAGTTTCAAAACGTAACTTAAATGTCGGATGGAACCAGAAGCGGTCCCTGTGAGCAAAGTTTTCAATCTTCTGCGAAGCAAAATCACCATTAGGGATGGTCACTATGGTCCGGTCGAGCGTGCGGATACGGGTCGACCGCATTCCAATCTGTTCAATGGTTCCCACTGTATCACCAACCTTGCAGAAATCGCCCACTCTTACAGGTTGGTCGGCAATAAGGGTTACACTCCCAACAAAGTTTTCAACTGTTTTCTGAGCGCCAAGAGCCAGAGCAATACCACCAATACCAAGGGCAGCGATCCCCGTAGTGACATTAACGCCAAATGTGCCCAGTATTAGAATGACACCCAGGAATATCAGAGCAGCTTTCGCAGCCCGTCGCAAAAAAAGCACTGCAGAAACACCCGCCTGGTTGCCATAGCGCGCCAGGC
The window above is part of the Arcticibacter tournemirensis genome. Proteins encoded here:
- a CDS encoding MBL fold metallo-hydrolase — translated: MELFITSLNSGSNGNCYYIGNRREAVLVDAGISCRETEKRMKRLGLSMDKVKAIFVSHEHSDHIKGIPVLAKKYQLPVYITERTLFRGGLMLPAPQVMPFTAYETINVGDLCITAFPKFHDASEPHSFVISYNDIRVGVFTDIGRPCEHVIKNFRECHAVFLEANYDDEMLDKGNYPYYLKQRIRGGLGHLSNKQALELFTSCRSSELSHLLLSHLSKNNNCPDLVHSLFSQHAGSTSVVVASRYEETPVYIISPGRSATTLPVASSESRQLQFF
- a CDS encoding GAF domain-containing protein; protein product: MMEFDVNLRSDLEHLEKNVFELNAKKDVSIRTILNFYTKGIERIFPDMQCSIMQVKRNRLFNWASSSLPEAFSKAIEGLEIGSEVGSCGTAAYLKEQVIVTDIRTDYRWAAFSNVALQYGLQACWSYPIINSRGEVMATFAIYYHEPKEPNEEELHIITRAASLLQVILENRQYSETLEETTLLMTQGQELAHFGNWLWNIPEDEVTWSDSLYTIYGQNKHSFKATFEGYLEVLHPNDYEMVKSIIQNVLITGEDCEFEERIIRPSGEVRYLKSWGKLKYDEKGQPLKMIRACLDITESKKIQQKLLASESNLRHLVERYTYVNKATNDAIYDWDIQSDLIQWGDSFFRLFGYKTDDEHSSIKKWFEKVHHDDVIMVEKSFNDALENPAVHNWNEEYRMKRSDGSYVFIEENGYILRNNEGRAIRMIGVLRDVSERKADFQKHLDYIKTIEQHILRLRDIAWTQSHLVRAPLARIMGIVPLLTDHKTDDGTKETLMSYLSISAAELDGIIKEIINKSQIE
- a CDS encoding MlaE family ABC transporter permease yields the protein MTIFPAALTRQFFAAGDQMVFMAAFFRNIFRRDFEWNELIRQCYIIGYKSLFLVGITGFILGFVLTLQSGPTMKAFGAESFVPGMVAISVVREMGPVVIALICAGKIASGIGAELGSMKVSEQIDAMEVSGANPVQYLVVTRILASTLMIPLLTLMADALALIGGFMASNISKEMSLTLYFSKSFSSLDFIDLIPAFIKTVFFGFAIGFVGCYKGYNSDRGTESVGLAANSAVVSASLWIIVLDAIAVQLTSVLFY
- a CDS encoding ABC transporter ATP-binding protein is translated as MKEIVISIRDLKKSFGTKEVLSGINMDLHKGENLVVLGKSGQGKSVAIKCMVGLLSQDSGSLKIFGDEVNELPEEALKELRIKTGFLFQSAALYDSMTVEENLEFPLTRVLKLTNRKEIRERVEELLEGVGLRDTIHKMPSDLSGGMRKRVGLARTLIMKPEIMLYDEPTTGLDPITSREISELILEMQRKYQTSSVIITHDMVCAKITADRLLVMNDGVFQAEGNYEQLENGPDELVRSFFK
- a CDS encoding MlaD family protein, coding for MKASINQKIRTGIFTVAGILLLIAGIFFIGAKQNMFDDSFLIYGTFKSVGGIEEGNNIRFAGINSGTVERIKMLSDTMIRIDMRMKEKVRPFLKADAMAVIGSDGLMGDKMIIIAPGSAGESRLLSDGSRIITSEPVDFDKVISKLTKVADNAEIITGELAAMALQIRGGKGSIGRLLYSDNLSKSIEGTLDNTRKMTGSLAGIALQVQSGKGSVGSLMYTDSLSKGLESTVAKANVAMHTADGAMLTIQEAAYGFSENMKALQGNFFLRGYFKKKAEEDKKNGVVRTAAAPEGIDADMDEKELADIIAEAQKALDAKRLKK